A genomic window from Gemmatimonadaceae bacterium includes:
- the speA gene encoding biosynthetic arginine decarboxylase has protein sequence MTSTSRPETAAGPSSAAKAAPEPTPWSIERAKALYNIEGWGDGFFDVNEKGRVVVRPDKDQPTRTLDLLELAHDLEAQGVGLPVLLRFSEILKARIEMLHARFARAIEEFQYEGQYTTVYPIKVNQQRHVVEEIVEFGHATGVGLECGSKPELQAVLALSDRTDHLIICNGYKDEEFMRLALMGQRLGHRVILVIEQVSELEVLLQVAADMKIEPTIGVRIKLSAEGSGRWAQSGGEKSKFGLTAAQLMQVIERLKVTGHTDWLRLIHFHLGSQITDIRFIKRGLQEVSRFYVELRRLGLDITYVDVGGGLGVDYDGTQSTAQASMNYSAQEYANDIVYTLAETCREESLPYPHIISESGRALTAHHALMLISVIDVESANEPVPPVIGDEDHALLHEMAEDLKTLGRKNLSMRRIHEIYHDATFDKERAQQLFNSGVLSLRERAIAEQFYLCALNAVARVVNGKRERFDDIVRDLDAALVDRYFANFSLFQSLPDNWAIDQLFPIMPIHRLDEEPTRRGTIQDVTCDSDGKIDRFIGGRDGQPSLPLHVFRDGDAYYLGIFLTGAYQEILGDLHNLFGDTNAVHIRLRGNAYEVTHLVHGDTVTEVLDYVEFRASDLLATFRRKVQNAKGLSREEANMFIAEYVAGLEGYTYLEGEAAR, from the coding sequence ATGACTTCGACTTCCCGCCCCGAGACCGCCGCCGGTCCGTCGAGCGCCGCCAAGGCCGCTCCGGAGCCGACGCCCTGGTCCATCGAACGCGCCAAGGCTCTCTACAACATCGAGGGCTGGGGCGACGGCTTCTTCGACGTCAACGAAAAGGGGCGCGTCGTCGTGCGGCCGGACAAGGATCAGCCGACGCGCACGCTGGACCTGCTCGAGCTCGCGCACGACCTCGAGGCGCAGGGCGTCGGCCTGCCCGTGCTGCTGCGCTTCTCCGAGATCCTCAAGGCGCGCATCGAGATGCTGCACGCGCGCTTCGCCCGCGCCATCGAGGAGTTCCAGTACGAGGGCCAGTACACCACGGTGTACCCGATCAAGGTGAACCAGCAGCGCCACGTGGTCGAGGAGATCGTCGAGTTCGGCCACGCGACCGGCGTCGGGCTCGAGTGCGGTTCCAAGCCGGAGCTGCAGGCGGTGCTGGCGCTCTCGGACCGCACCGACCACCTGATCATCTGCAACGGCTACAAGGACGAGGAGTTTATGCGCCTCGCCCTGATGGGCCAGCGTCTCGGACACCGCGTGATCCTCGTCATCGAGCAGGTCAGCGAGCTCGAGGTGCTGCTGCAGGTGGCGGCCGATATGAAGATCGAGCCGACGATCGGCGTGCGCATCAAGCTCTCGGCCGAGGGCTCGGGGCGCTGGGCGCAGAGCGGTGGCGAGAAGTCCAAGTTCGGCCTCACCGCGGCGCAGCTGATGCAGGTCATCGAGCGCCTCAAGGTCACCGGACACACCGACTGGCTGCGACTGATCCACTTCCACCTCGGCTCGCAGATTACCGATATCCGGTTCATCAAGCGCGGCTTGCAGGAGGTGAGCCGCTTCTACGTGGAGCTGCGGCGCCTCGGCCTCGACATCACGTACGTGGACGTCGGCGGCGGCCTCGGCGTGGACTACGACGGCACGCAGAGCACGGCGCAGGCGTCGATGAACTACTCGGCGCAGGAGTACGCCAACGACATCGTCTACACGCTCGCAGAGACCTGCCGTGAGGAGTCGCTGCCGTATCCGCACATCATCTCGGAGTCTGGGCGCGCGTTGACGGCGCACCACGCGCTGATGCTCATCAGCGTCATCGACGTGGAGTCCGCCAACGAGCCGGTGCCGCCCGTCATCGGCGACGAGGATCACGCGCTGCTGCACGAGATGGCCGAGGACCTCAAGACGCTGGGGCGCAAGAACCTCTCGATGCGCCGCATCCACGAGATCTACCACGACGCGACCTTCGACAAGGAGCGCGCCCAGCAGCTGTTCAACTCCGGCGTGCTCTCGCTGCGCGAGCGCGCGATTGCCGAGCAGTTCTACCTGTGCGCGCTCAACGCCGTGGCGCGCGTGGTCAACGGCAAGCGCGAGCGCTTCGACGACATCGTGCGCGACCTCGACGCCGCGCTGGTGGACCGCTACTTCGCCAACTTCTCGCTCTTCCAGTCGCTGCCGGACAACTGGGCCATCGACCAGCTGTTCCCGATTATGCCCATCCACCGGCTCGACGAGGAGCCGACGCGGCGCGGCACGATCCAGGACGTCACCTGTGATTCGGACGGCAAGATCGACCGCTTCATCGGCGGTCGCGATGGTCAGCCCTCGCTGCCCCTGCACGTCTTCCGCGACGGCGATGCGTATTACCTCGGCATCTTCCTCACCGGCGCGTACCAAGAGATCCTCGGCGACCTGCACAACCTCTTCGGCGACACCAATGCCGTGCACATCCGGTTGCGCGGCAACGCCTACGAGGTCACGCACCTCGTGCACGGCGACACCGTCACCGAGGTGCTCGATTACGTCGAGTTCCGTGCCTCCGACCTGCTCGCCACGTTCCGCCGCAAGGTGCAGAACGCCAAGGGCCTCTCGCGCGAGGAGGCCAATATGTTCATCGCCGAGTACGTGGCCGGGCTGGAGGGCTACACGTACTTGGAGGGCGAAGCGGCGCGCTGA
- a CDS encoding cation:proton antiporter has product MLPEFHALLANVGHDAGFEHLLLVLVAVIAATKALGALAQWIGQPAVLGELVAGVLLGASVLGIFDPNDPVLHAMAELGVLILLFQIGLHTDLKSLTKVGPTALVAGLVGVILPFAGALAVTSAMGIAPLPSVVIGAALTATSIGISARVLSDLGQLKTPEGQVVIGAAVFDDVVGLIILSIVASMVAGADLTLGGVGLTAGVAIGFIVVALALGTLTIPPLFRLVERVRVSGTLSTVALGFALLLALMATHAGSAMIIGAFAAGLILHPTPQRHEIEESATQLGFFFVPMFFASVGASVDLSALVTREALLVGSLLIVVGVAGKVLAGFAPWWFKGNKLLVGVALVPRGEVGLIFAKLGLASGVLSGPRFGALMLMVVVTTFLTPPMLNLIASRRAPDDEMAPDHVGIDDLVVGSSSRKSRKLKKLHE; this is encoded by the coding sequence GTGCTTCCTGAATTTCACGCCCTCCTGGCCAACGTCGGCCACGACGCTGGATTCGAACACCTGCTGTTGGTCCTCGTCGCCGTCATCGCGGCGACCAAGGCGCTCGGCGCCCTCGCCCAATGGATTGGCCAGCCCGCCGTGCTCGGTGAACTCGTCGCCGGCGTGCTGCTCGGGGCCAGCGTGCTCGGGATCTTCGATCCCAACGATCCCGTGCTCCACGCGATGGCCGAGCTCGGCGTCCTCATCCTGCTCTTCCAGATCGGCCTGCACACCGACCTGAAGTCGCTGACCAAGGTCGGTCCGACGGCGCTGGTGGCGGGCCTCGTAGGTGTCATTCTGCCGTTTGCTGGCGCCCTGGCCGTCACGTCGGCGATGGGGATCGCGCCGCTGCCCAGCGTCGTGATCGGGGCCGCGCTGACCGCGACATCCATCGGCATCTCGGCCCGTGTGCTGTCCGACCTCGGCCAGCTCAAGACGCCCGAGGGTCAGGTCGTCATCGGCGCCGCCGTGTTCGATGACGTCGTCGGCCTGATTATCCTCTCCATCGTCGCCAGTATGGTCGCCGGCGCCGACCTCACGCTCGGCGGTGTCGGGCTCACCGCGGGTGTGGCCATCGGCTTCATCGTCGTCGCGCTCGCGCTTGGCACGCTCACGATCCCGCCGCTGTTCCGGCTGGTCGAGCGAGTGCGCGTGTCCGGCACGCTGAGCACGGTGGCGCTGGGCTTCGCGCTGCTGCTGGCGCTGATGGCCACGCACGCCGGCTCGGCGATGATCATCGGTGCGTTCGCGGCCGGGCTCATCCTGCACCCGACGCCGCAACGGCACGAGATCGAGGAGAGCGCGACGCAGCTCGGCTTCTTCTTCGTGCCGATGTTCTTCGCGTCGGTCGGCGCCTCGGTGGACCTCTCGGCCCTGGTGACGCGTGAGGCCCTGCTCGTGGGCAGCCTGCTGATCGTCGTCGGCGTCGCCGGCAAGGTGCTCGCGGGCTTCGCGCCTTGGTGGTTCAAGGGCAACAAGCTGCTGGTCGGCGTGGCGCTGGTGCCGCGCGGTGAAGTGGGCCTGATCTTCGCGAAGCTCGGTCTCGCCTCCGGTGTGCTCAGTGGGCCCCGCTTCGGTGCGCTGATGCTGATGGTCGTCGTCACGACCTTCCTGACGCCGCCGATGCTGAACCTGATCGCCTCGCGGCGTGCGCCGGACGACGAGATGGCGCCCGACCACGTCGGCATCGACGACCTCGTGGTCGGCAGCAGCAGCCGCAAGTCGCGGAAGCTGAAGAAGCTGCACGAATGA
- a CDS encoding superoxide dismutase, with the protein MAHSLPALPYASNALEPHIDAQTMEIHHGKHHNAYVTNLNAAIEKAPELASWSLDDLCANIAKVPEAVRGAVRNNGGGHWNHSLFWATMAPKAGGEPGDALGAAITKAFGDFGKFRDAFKAAAVGRFGSGWAWLVAAKDGSVSIESTPNQDNPLMEGRHALVGLDVWEHAYYLKYQNRRPDYIDAWWNVVNWAEVAKRYGAR; encoded by the coding sequence ATGGCCCATTCGCTTCCTGCCCTGCCCTATGCCAGCAACGCGCTCGAGCCGCACATCGACGCGCAGACGATGGAGATCCACCACGGCAAGCACCACAACGCCTACGTGACGAACCTCAACGCCGCGATCGAGAAGGCGCCGGAGCTCGCCTCGTGGTCGCTGGATGACCTGTGCGCCAATATCGCCAAGGTACCCGAGGCGGTGCGCGGCGCCGTGCGCAACAACGGCGGCGGCCACTGGAACCATTCGCTGTTCTGGGCCACGATGGCCCCCAAGGCCGGCGGCGAGCCCGGCGACGCGCTCGGCGCCGCCATCACCAAAGCCTTCGGTGATTTCGGCAAGTTCCGCGACGCCTTCAAGGCCGCTGCGGTCGGCCGCTTCGGCTCCGGCTGGGCCTGGCTGGTGGCCGCCAAGGACGGCAGCGTCAGCATCGAGTCCACACCCAACCAGGACAACCCGCTGATGGAAGGCCGCCACGCCCTCGTCGGCCTCGACGTCTGGGAGCACGCCTACTACCTCAAGTACCAGAACCGCCGGCCCGATTACATCGACGCGTGGTGGAACGTGGTGAACTGGGCCGAGGTCGCGAAGCGGTACGGGGCGCGCTGA
- a CDS encoding VTT domain-containing protein, with product MDFLLDLFHQLRDLESLVATAGYVGITAIIFIETGLLFPFLPGDSLLVTAGLAAAAVNSPLNVWTLGVLCSVAAIVGDQIAYGIGRRSGEALFKKEDSRWFKQSHLQAAHRFYEKHGGKTIILARFMPFARTFAPVVAGAARMHYPTFVFYNVIGGLLWIWSMLLTGYYVVKMVPGLDQHVEKLIIGIILLSITPGIYGWWKARRSAPA from the coding sequence ATGGACTTCCTCCTCGACCTGTTCCACCAGCTCCGCGACCTCGAGTCGCTCGTCGCCACGGCCGGCTACGTCGGCATCACCGCGATCATCTTCATCGAGACGGGGCTGCTGTTCCCCTTCCTACCGGGCGACTCGCTGCTGGTGACGGCCGGCCTCGCCGCCGCGGCAGTGAACTCGCCACTCAACGTCTGGACGCTCGGCGTCCTCTGCTCGGTCGCGGCGATCGTCGGTGACCAGATCGCCTATGGCATCGGCCGCCGCTCCGGCGAGGCGCTCTTCAAGAAGGAAGACTCGCGCTGGTTCAAGCAAAGCCACCTGCAGGCGGCGCACCGCTTCTACGAGAAGCACGGCGGCAAGACCATCATCCTCGCCCGCTTCATGCCGTTCGCGCGCACCTTCGCGCCGGTCGTCGCCGGCGCCGCCCGGATGCACTACCCGACCTTCGTCTTCTACAACGTGATCGGCGGCCTGCTCTGGATCTGGTCGATGCTGCTCACCGGCTACTATGTGGTGAAGATGGTGCCCGGCCTCGACCAGCACGTCGAGAAGTTGATCATCGGCATCATCCTGCTCTCCATCACGCCGGGCATCTACGGCTGGTGGAAGGCGCGGCGCTCCGCACCGGCGTGA
- a CDS encoding cytochrome c3 family protein has translation MTGRSKWVLIPGTVAIAIAATMLSAYAGSQAAQDAAPAGAPETATQAANREAAGKAVPGPWAYSGSSGYTFYVGGGIGRSPEQPVKFPHPVHVNSLQMNCAFCHSAAGQSPDPGLPAVGTCMACHTIVGADRPEIQKLSEYWAKRQPVPWVRVHKVPEYVHFPHMRHVNAGVTCQTCHGQVNNMPQVFQAQSLNMGWCVQCHVNGYSPAEGMRAAGYEPDSATLALPRKRASYDCATCHY, from the coding sequence ATGACGGGTCGCAGCAAGTGGGTCCTTATCCCTGGTACCGTCGCGATTGCCATCGCGGCCACGATGCTCTCCGCCTACGCCGGCTCGCAGGCCGCGCAGGATGCCGCGCCCGCGGGCGCGCCGGAGACCGCCACCCAGGCCGCCAATCGCGAAGCCGCAGGCAAGGCCGTTCCGGGCCCTTGGGCCTATAGCGGCTCCTCCGGATACACCTTCTATGTTGGTGGCGGCATCGGACGCTCGCCGGAACAGCCGGTGAAGTTCCCGCATCCGGTGCACGTGAACTCGCTGCAGATGAACTGCGCGTTCTGCCATAGCGCTGCAGGGCAGTCGCCGGACCCGGGCCTGCCGGCCGTCGGCACCTGTATGGCCTGCCACACCATCGTCGGCGCCGACCGTCCCGAGATCCAGAAGCTCTCCGAGTACTGGGCCAAGCGGCAGCCGGTGCCGTGGGTGCGCGTGCACAAGGTGCCGGAGTACGTGCACTTCCCGCATATGCGCCACGTCAACGCCGGCGTCACCTGCCAGACCTGCCACGGGCAGGTCAACAATATGCCGCAGGTGTTCCAGGCCCAGTCGCTGAATATGGGCTGGTGCGTCCAGTGCCACGTGAACGGCTATTCGCCCGCCGAAGGGATGCGCGCCGCCGGCTATGAGCCGGACTCGGCCACCCTCGCCCTGCCTCGCAAGCGCGCGTCGTACGACTGCGCCACCTGCCACTACTAG
- a CDS encoding 4Fe-4S dicluster domain-containing protein, producing the protein MTPNTTEATKDALTEGHEERQAVKRREFLKVLGVSTAATAAVGCGTGEVEKLIPYLVSPDNTVPGVSNYYATTCRECSAGCGLIVEVRDGRAIKAEGNPEHPVNRGALCARGQSSLQALYNPDRFRGPMKREGAALVPTTWDDAIGILAQKLGEAKSRNQGSKVAFINQHEQGSFPALLDQILAGYGAPAHLSYDAEAPAAVAAANRAAYGTSWPHHDLAAADLIVSFAADFLDGWGLPVPQQLAFAEARGKVEGAPRFIYVGARRTLTGLNADSWIPARPGSELAIVNALLGRGSLAAAAEQAGVAVALLEGLRDEIRAASASAILGGGYTANSGELAAAVAELNRQRGNIGKTIDPTRGLNAFDGVATLAELRALTQRMNSGDVQLAMVRGANPAYTTPPSLGFAAAFAKVPFKVAFSSIPDETTALCDLVLPDHHGLESWGDAEPVRGILSLQQPVMDPVFDSRSTADVLLAVAKSDPTLASRFRAADYRAWIADRIGGNAALRTALPTALTRGSSATRSLSAARVAPAAAPTGTGDYHLVTYLSPTLGDGRGANKPWLQELPDPVTKICWQTVVEMHGETAEALGVKEGDLVTVTTDAGSLTAPAFIYLGIRPDTIAVMVGRGQGEAAGRYAVAGENAYALGAVAEDSRSGAAVYGATKARLEKARGNNRLVTTEGSGRQHGRNIAQATSVAALIAGENAVKHHHFDGQASTEFEPGLRSPTANDAQGVFGVPGSKDKGQYDPEHWSGAAKRRWAMTIDLAKCTGCSACVTACYAENNIPTVGADWQGPVLLPDRTGFGANITRSREMAWIRLERYYEIDREPRDVKFDPAHPDFDTRFIPMMCQHCGNAPCEPVCPVYATYHAPNGLNVQVYNRCVGTRYCSNNCPYKVRYYNWFGYGDPSRAQYAFPEPLHWQLNPDVTVRNKGIMEKCTFCVQRIKEAENRVALEGRELQPDEFTTACAQACPSRAIVFGDAADENWSVAKWAKDRRAYHVFEELNTYTAVVYLQKVNHPAPSASAHA; encoded by the coding sequence ATGACTCCGAACACCACGGAAGCCACCAAGGACGCCCTCACCGAAGGCCACGAGGAGCGCCAGGCCGTCAAGCGCCGCGAGTTCCTCAAGGTCCTCGGCGTCTCTACCGCCGCCACCGCCGCCGTCGGCTGCGGCACGGGCGAGGTCGAGAAGCTGATTCCGTATCTCGTGTCGCCGGACAACACCGTCCCGGGCGTCTCCAACTACTACGCCACCACCTGCCGCGAGTGCTCCGCCGGCTGCGGCCTCATCGTCGAGGTCCGCGACGGCCGCGCCATCAAGGCCGAGGGCAATCCGGAGCACCCGGTGAACCGGGGCGCGCTCTGCGCCCGCGGGCAGTCGTCACTGCAGGCGCTGTACAATCCCGACCGCTTCCGCGGCCCGATGAAGCGCGAAGGCGCGGCGCTGGTCCCGACCACTTGGGACGACGCGATCGGCATCCTCGCGCAGAAGCTCGGTGAGGCCAAGAGCCGCAACCAGGGCAGCAAGGTCGCCTTCATCAACCAGCACGAGCAGGGCAGCTTCCCCGCGCTGCTGGACCAGATCCTCGCCGGCTACGGTGCGCCGGCGCACCTGAGCTACGACGCCGAGGCGCCGGCGGCGGTGGCCGCCGCGAACCGCGCGGCGTACGGCACGAGCTGGCCGCACCACGATCTCGCCGCCGCCGACCTCATCGTCTCCTTCGCCGCCGACTTTCTCGATGGCTGGGGCCTGCCGGTGCCGCAGCAGCTCGCGTTCGCCGAAGCCCGCGGCAAGGTCGAGGGCGCACCGCGCTTCATCTACGTCGGTGCCCGCCGCACGCTCACCGGCCTCAACGCCGACTCCTGGATCCCGGCGCGCCCGGGCTCCGAACTCGCGATCGTCAACGCGCTGCTCGGTCGCGGTTCGTTGGCCGCGGCCGCCGAGCAGGCGGGCGTCGCGGTAGCGCTGCTGGAGGGGCTGCGCGACGAGATCCGCGCCGCCTCGGCCTCCGCCATCCTCGGCGGTGGCTACACGGCCAACAGCGGGGAACTCGCTGCGGCGGTCGCCGAGCTGAACCGGCAGCGGGGCAACATCGGCAAGACGATCGATCCGACGCGCGGCCTCAACGCCTTTGACGGCGTGGCCACGCTCGCCGAGCTCCGCGCGCTGACGCAGCGGATGAACAGCGGCGACGTGCAGTTGGCGATGGTGCGTGGGGCCAACCCGGCCTACACGACGCCGCCGTCGCTGGGCTTCGCGGCCGCCTTCGCCAAGGTGCCGTTCAAGGTGGCCTTCTCGAGCATCCCCGACGAGACGACGGCGCTCTGCGACCTGGTCCTGCCGGACCACCACGGCCTGGAGAGCTGGGGCGACGCCGAGCCGGTGCGCGGCATTCTCTCGCTGCAGCAGCCGGTGATGGATCCGGTGTTCGACTCGCGCTCCACGGCCGACGTGCTGCTGGCGGTGGCCAAGAGCGATCCGACGCTGGCGTCGCGCTTCCGTGCCGCGGACTATCGCGCGTGGATTGCCGACCGAATCGGCGGCAACGCCGCGCTGCGCACGGCCCTCCCGACGGCGCTCACGCGCGGCTCGTCGGCCACGCGGTCGCTGAGCGCGGCCCGCGTCGCGCCGGCTGCGGCGCCGACGGGAACGGGCGATTACCACCTCGTGACCTACCTCTCGCCGACGCTTGGCGACGGCCGCGGTGCCAACAAGCCTTGGCTGCAGGAGCTGCCGGACCCGGTCACCAAGATCTGCTGGCAGACCGTCGTCGAGATGCACGGCGAGACGGCCGAGGCGCTGGGCGTGAAGGAGGGCGACCTCGTCACCGTCACCACCGACGCGGGCAGCCTCACGGCGCCGGCGTTCATCTACCTCGGCATTCGCCCGGACACGATTGCGGTGATGGTCGGCCGCGGCCAGGGTGAGGCGGCGGGTCGCTACGCGGTGGCCGGCGAGAACGCCTACGCGCTCGGCGCGGTGGCCGAGGATTCGCGCAGCGGTGCCGCCGTGTACGGCGCCACCAAGGCGCGTCTCGAGAAGGCGCGCGGTAACAACCGCCTCGTCACCACCGAAGGCTCCGGCCGTCAGCACGGGCGCAACATCGCGCAGGCGACCAGCGTCGCGGCGCTGATCGCCGGCGAGAATGCCGTCAAGCATCACCACTTCGACGGGCAGGCCAGCACCGAGTTCGAGCCGGGCCTGCGCTCGCCGACGGCCAACGACGCGCAGGGCGTGTTCGGGGTGCCGGGCTCCAAGGACAAGGGGCAGTACGACCCCGAACATTGGAGCGGCGCCGCCAAGCGGCGCTGGGCGATGACGATCGACCTCGCCAAGTGCACCGGCTGCTCGGCCTGCGTGACGGCCTGCTACGCCGAGAACAACATCCCGACGGTGGGCGCGGACTGGCAGGGCCCGGTGCTGCTGCCGGACCGCACCGGCTTCGGCGCCAACATCACGCGTTCGCGCGAGATGGCCTGGATCCGCCTGGAGCGCTACTACGAGATCGACCGCGAGCCGCGCGACGTGAAGTTCGACCCCGCGCATCCGGACTTCGACACGCGCTTCATCCCGATGATGTGCCAGCACTGCGGCAACGCGCCCTGCGAGCCGGTCTGCCCCGTGTACGCGACGTACCACGCGCCCAACGGCCTCAACGTGCAGGTCTACAACCGCTGCGTCGGCACGCGCTACTGCTCGAACAACTGCCCGTACAAGGTCCGCTACTACAACTGGTTCGGCTACGGCGACCCCTCGCGCGCGCAGTACGCGTTCCCGGAGCCGCTGCACTGGCAGCTGAACCCGGACGTCACGGTGCGCAACAAGGGCATTATGGAGAAGTGCACGTTCTGCGTGCAGCGCATCAAGGAGGCCGAGAACCGCGTGGCGCTCGAGGGCCGGGAGCTGCAGCCCGACGAGTTCACGACGGCCTGCGCGCAGGCCTGCCCGAGCCGGGCGATCGTGTTCGGCGACGCGGCGGACGAGAACTGGTCGGTGGCCAAGTGGGCCAAGGACCGGCGCGCCTACCACGTGTTCGAAGAGCTCAACACCTATACCGCGGTGGTCTACTTGCAGAAGGTCAACCATCCGGCGCCGTCGGCGTCGGCCCACGCGTAA
- the nrfD gene encoding polysulfide reductase NrfD, with the protein MATLAQPVDEPRRPNIASADIQLPAVTSYEQVDREILSILKPTKAWFGGLLIALACLGLGIFSWAYQIHQGLGVAGYNPPVMWGVYIITFVFWVGIGHAGTLISAILYLFRAGFRTTIYRAAEAMTVFAVMTAGLFPIIHIGRPWKFFWLIPYPNWRLLWPNFKSPLVWDVFAITTYLTISTTFLFVGLIPDIAVLRDRETNPIRKRILALLSFGWRNSEREWRHFARAYLFLAAFSTPLVLSVHSVVSFDFAMGIVPGWHTTIFPPYFVAGAIFSGFAMVWTIIIPMRKWFGLKHYVTLNHLDASAKMVLFTSLVVGLAYMIEFFIAWYGGIPYEQDYFWNRVFGQWWWAAWIMLTCNMILPLSLFSQKLRRNPTWLFILSIFINIGMWFERFVIVVPSLSHDVEPWQWSTYMPTWVDYGLLIGSFGWFFMWFLLFVKQLPIMALAEIKEIVPPKLKKSHAHHGGH; encoded by the coding sequence ATGGCTACGCTCGCGCAGCCCGTGGATGAACCCCGCCGCCCGAACATCGCGTCGGCGGACATCCAGCTCCCCGCGGTCACCAGCTACGAGCAGGTGGACCGTGAGATCCTCTCCATCCTCAAGCCCACCAAGGCCTGGTTCGGCGGCCTGCTGATCGCGCTGGCCTGCCTCGGGCTGGGCATCTTCTCCTGGGCCTACCAGATCCATCAGGGCCTGGGCGTGGCGGGCTACAACCCGCCGGTGATGTGGGGCGTCTACATCATCACCTTCGTGTTCTGGGTCGGTATCGGCCACGCGGGCACGCTGATCTCGGCGATCCTCTACCTCTTCCGCGCCGGCTTCCGCACGACGATCTACCGCGCCGCCGAGGCGATGACGGTCTTCGCCGTGATGACGGCGGGCCTGTTCCCGATCATCCACATCGGGCGGCCCTGGAAGTTCTTCTGGCTGATCCCGTATCCGAACTGGCGCCTGCTGTGGCCGAACTTCAAGTCCCCGCTGGTCTGGGACGTGTTCGCCATCACGACGTACCTGACGATCTCGACGACCTTCCTCTTCGTCGGCCTGATCCCGGACATCGCGGTGCTGCGTGACCGCGAGACCAACCCGATCCGCAAGCGCATCCTCGCGCTGCTCAGCTTCGGCTGGCGCAACAGCGAGCGCGAGTGGCGCCACTTCGCCCGCGCCTACCTGTTCCTCGCCGCGTTCTCGACGCCGCTGGTGCTCTCCGTGCACTCGGTGGTGTCCTTCGACTTCGCGATGGGCATCGTCCCGGGCTGGCACACGACGATCTTCCCGCCCTACTTCGTGGCCGGCGCCATCTTCTCCGGCTTCGCGATGGTCTGGACGATCATCATCCCGATGCGGAAGTGGTTCGGCCTCAAGCACTACGTCACGCTCAACCACCTCGACGCCTCGGCCAAGATGGTGCTCTTCACGAGCCTCGTCGTGGGCTTGGCGTATATGATCGAGTTCTTCATCGCCTGGTACGGCGGCATCCCCTACGAGCAGGACTATTTCTGGAACCGCGTGTTCGGCCAGTGGTGGTGGGCGGCCTGGATCATGCTCACCTGCAACATGATCCTGCCGCTGTCGCTGTTCTCGCAGAAGCTGCGCCGCAATCCGACCTGGCTGTTCATTCTCTCGATCTTCATCAACATCGGGATGTGGTTTGAGCGCTTCGTCATCGTGGTGCCGTCGCTGTCACACGACGTTGAGCCGTGGCAGTGGAGCACGTATATGCCGACCTGGGTGGACTACGGCCTGCTAATCGGCTCGTTCGGCTGGTTCTTTATGTGGTTCCTCCTCTTCGTGAAGCAGCTGCCGATTATGGCCTTGGCCGAGATCAAGGAAATCGTGCCGCCGAAGCTGAAGAAGTCCCACGCGCACCACGGGGGGCACTGA
- a CDS encoding DUF3341 domain-containing protein, protein MFRGIVGVFHELDSTTDTIEELKHKNIGKLTAYSPTLRHELEHAIDPPMSGVRKFTLFGALAGVSFGYWLSIWGSMYWPLVVGGKAIATWLPYTVFGFEVMVMVGALSTVFGMFYLAGIPRLVDTVGYDPRFSAAHFGVWCECAPEQQAEVEAIMRRHGAVEVRGER, encoded by the coding sequence ATGTTCCGTGGCATCGTAGGCGTCTTCCACGAGCTCGACTCGACGACCGACACGATCGAGGAGCTCAAGCACAAGAACATCGGCAAGCTCACGGCGTACTCGCCGACGCTGCGCCACGAGCTGGAGCACGCGATTGACCCGCCGATGAGCGGCGTGCGCAAGTTCACGCTCTTCGGTGCGCTGGCCGGCGTGAGCTTCGGGTACTGGCTGTCCATCTGGGGCTCGATGTACTGGCCGCTGGTCGTCGGCGGCAAGGCCATCGCCACCTGGCTGCCCTACACGGTGTTCGGCTTCGAAGTGATGGTGATGGTCGGGGCGCTCTCGACCGTCTTCGGGATGTTCTACCTGGCGGGGATTCCGCGGCTGGTCGACACCGTCGGCTACGACCCCCGCTTCAGCGCTGCCCACTTCGGCGTCTGGTGCGAGTGCGCACCGGAGCAGCAGGCCGAGGTGGAAGCCATTATGCGCCGCCACGGGGCGGTGGAGGTGCGCGGTGAGCGCTAA